One Coprobacter fastidiosus genomic window, TGGGCCGTGACCCCGCCAACTAGCTAATGGAACGCATGTTCATCTGTAACCGAGTCTCTTTAACATAAAATTCATGCGAATAATATGTGCTATGAGGTATTAGTCCGGATTTCTCCGGGTTATCCCTCTGTTACAGGTAGATTACATACGCGTTACTCACCCGTGCGCCGGTCGCCATCGGTATCAGCAAGCTGATACCATGTTGCCCCTCGACTTGCATGTGTTAGGCCTGTCGCTAGCGTTCATCCTGAGCCAGGATCAAACTCTTCGTTGTATGATTTCTTTTTACTTCTTTTTCACAACCTGCTGGCTCGTGACGGAGACTTTTACTCGTCTCGTACTACTTTTTTTGTCTATTGTAATTTCTTCAAGGATCGCTTGCTTTTCTCATTCAGAAACGGACTGCAAATCTAAGGGTTTCATTCTTATTCTCCAAAAAAAATCCCTCTTTTTTCTATTACTGCCCCTCTCTCCCGAAAAGCGTGTGCAAAAGTAAGAACTTTAACTCTTACCTCCAAATTTTTTTTGGCCTTTTTTATATACCTACAATAAATATTTCTATAACTGCCTGCAAATAACTCTATTATATACAAAACTTTTTTTCGAATAAAAAGCTACGTGATAGGGATGTTGAGCTTTCTTTCATTTTAAAATAACTTCTAGCCTATTCGCTGACTCTGTTTAGAAACATTATAATTACATGACATGTAAAACAAAAGAAAAAGTCAAAAAGAAACTCTAACAAGTAACAAATAGCTATCCGACAATCAGCAGCAACTCTTTCGAAACATCATCGGCAACATCTTTACCTTTTAACATAGAAACTATACCGATAGCAAATTTCAAAGAATCGGCTGCTCCACGCCCGGTAATAACATTATCTTGAATTTCTATCGGCAGCCCTGTATAAGTAGCACCCTGTAAAAAATTCATGTATGCAGGAAGAGCTGTTGCATTCTTTTCATTTAAAATGCCTAACTCTCCTAATATGGCAGGAGATTCTCCGATAGCTGCAATGTAGCGTCCCTGATTATAATGTTCCAAAATATCCATTTTCAAAGAATCATTCATAAAAAGATCCTTCGTACTACCAATTCCTCCGGGCAAAATAAAAAATTCAGAGTTATCCCATTTTGTTTTAGAATACAGGACATCCGCCATTAACGTAATGCCATGTTCACCAATTACAGCACGCTCCTCTCCCATCGAAACTATTTTTAAATCTATTTTTGCCCGACGTAAAATATCAATAATCGTAACTGCTTCAATTTCCTCAAAACCATTGGAAAGAAATAAATAAGATGTTTTCATATCAATTATATATTATGATTTATACTACACTTAGAACAACCGAAAAGAAATGTTTGTTCTATATAATATTTCCAAGAAATAGAAGATAATTCATTGTAATATATAAAAGATTAAGGACTGATATACCCCTTTTCAATAACAGAAAACATTCTTTTAACAAAAAAAGCCTTATATTTGCTTGGAAATCTTATATTTCTTGCTATTACAAATAGATATTTAATATGAAAAGTTTTTTCAAAACGACATTTGCCTGTGTATTAGGTGTTTTTATTGCCGGGATATTACTATTCTGGCTCTTCATCGGCTCAGTTATAAGTCTCGCAACTTTTTCGACAACTCCGAGTTACACCTCTAAAGAAAACACCATCTTAATATTGAAATTAGAAGGAGAACTTACCGAACGAGCAAAAGATGACCCATTAAATATTTTAAATTCAGGAGAATATATTCCGAAAGCAGGATTAGACGAAATATTAAAAGCTATTCAGATCGCCAAATGGGACAATAATATCACTGGTATTTATTTGGATATTTCAAATTTTACTGGAGGTTATGCCTCTATTGAAGAAATACGTAATGCTCTATCCGATTTCAAAAAAAGTGGTAAATTTATTGTGGCGTATGCCGACATGTACACCCAAAGAGAATATTATTTGGCAACTGCAGCCGACTGGGTGTTCAT contains:
- a CDS encoding DJ-1/PfpI family protein, which produces MKTSYLFLSNGFEEIEAVTIIDILRRAKIDLKIVSMGEERAVIGEHGITLMADVLYSKTKWDNSEFFILPGGIGSTKDLFMNDSLKMDILEHYNQGRYIAAIGESPAILGELGILNEKNATALPAYMNFLQGATYTGLPIEIQDNVITGRGAADSLKFAIGIVSMLKGKDVADDVSKELLLIVG